A stretch of Carya illinoinensis cultivar Pawnee chromosome 14, C.illinoinensisPawnee_v1, whole genome shotgun sequence DNA encodes these proteins:
- the LOC122294474 gene encoding mitogen-activated protein kinase 3-like: MADANHSSAAAQLGDFPAVPTHGGQFFQHNIFGNLFEITAKYRPPIIPIGRGAYGIVCSVLNSDTNEMVAMKKIANAFDNHMDAKRTLREIKLLRHFDHENVVGIRDVVPPPLRREFTDVYVATELMDTDLHQIIRSNQSLSEEHSQYFLYQILRGLKFIHSANVIHRDLKPSNLLLNANCDLKICDFGLARPAAENEFMTEYVVTRWYRAPELLLNSADYTAAIDVWSVGCIFMELMNRRPLFPGRDQAHQMRLLIELLGKPTESDLWFVRNEDTKRYIRQQPSHPRQPLLSVFPHVNPLAIDLMEKMLTFDPAKRITVEEALAHPYFERLHDIADEPVCAEPFSFDFEQQLEEEQMKDMIYQEALAFNPEYA; this comes from the exons ATGGCTGACGCCAACCACAGTTCGGCAGCCGCTCAGTTAGGGGATTTTCCGGCGGTTCCAACCCACGGAGGTCAGTTTTTTCAGCACAACATCTTCGGGAACCTCTTCGAGATCACGGCCAAGTACCGCCCTCCCATCATACCTATCGGTCGCGGCGCGTACGGAATCGTCTG CTCGGTGTTGAATTCGGACACGAACGAGATGGTCGCCATGAAGAAAATAGCGAACGCGTTCGATAACCACATGGACGCCAAGCGTACGCTTAGGGAGATTAAGCTGCTTCGGCATTTCGATCATGAAAAT GTCGTAGGTATAAGAGATGTTGTTCCTCCTCCTTTACGGAGAGAATTTACAGATGTCTACGTTGCCACGGAACTCATGGATACTGATCTTCACCAAATAATTCGCTCCAATCAAAGCTTATCAGAGGAGCACTCTCAG TACTTCTTGTATCAGATCCTTCGAGGACTGAAGTTCATACATTCTGCAAATGTTATTCATAGAGACTTGAAACCCAGCAACCTCTTATTGAATGCAAATTGTGACCTGAAGATTTGTGATTTTGGTCTTGCTCGTCCAGCTGCTGAGAATGAGTTTATGACTGAATATGTTGTCACGCGATGGTACAGGGCGCCTGAGCTACTGTTGAACTCTGCAGATTACACTGCTGCCATTGATGTGTGGTCTGTGGGTTGCATCTTTATGGAGCTTATGAATAGAAGGCCTTTGTTTCCAGGCAGAGATCAAGCGCATCAGATGCGCTTGTTGATAGAG CTCCTTGGGAAGCCAACTGAGTCCGATCTTTGGTTTGTTCGGAATGAGGATACAAAAAGATATATTCGCCAACAGCCATCACACCCTCGACAGCCATTACTCAGTGTTTTCCCACATGTTAATCCACTGGCCATTGATCTCATGGAGAAAATGTTGACATTTGATCCGGCTAAAAGAATCACTG TTGAGGAAGCGTTGGCCCATCCTTACTTTGAAAGACTGCACGACATAGCTGATGAACCGGTCTGTGCAGAGCCATTTTCCTTCGACTTTGAGCAACAATTGGAAGAGGAGCAAATGAAGGATATGATTTACCAGGAGGCCTTAGCATTCAACCCTGAGTatgcataa
- the LOC122293217 gene encoding protein NRT1/ PTR FAMILY 2.7-like has translation MDGRSEFHIPNSGSKRGGWITFPFIAGAFVGLTLASGGWQANLIVYLIQEFNVKSINAAQISNIVNGCINLFPVVGAIIADSFLGSFFVASISACISLLGIILLALTATLDSLRPQKCEHGSSFSFCTPPSKIQYTVLYTGLALACIGVGGTRFTLATMGANQYDKPKDQGIFFNWYFFAFYTASAISNTVIVYIEDNVSWRLGLGLSAITNFIGLAFLLLGNRFYTHDEPQGSPFTGLVQVIVATIRKRKVKLSSKIEDYYYGKDGSVTEIVTTPQKSFRFLNRAAFKTEGDVHESDGSIAKPWRICTIQQVEALKTLMRIFPLWSSSIFLGTPIGIQASLTVLQALLMDRHIGPHFQIPAGSILVLVLISTSISLTVIDRLLCPMWQKLTRSSPTPLQRIGVGHVLNILGMAVSALMEWKRLQVAQTHNLQDRPGFVVPMSALWLFPQLALVGIGEAFHFPGQVALYYQEFPKSLKTTSTAMISLIIAISFYLSTALIDLVRRVTGWLPDNLNGGRVDNVYWALVVVGVLNFGYYLLCSCMYKYQNVEKGEDDAIGEDAIGGS, from the exons ATGGATGGCAGATCAGAATTCCACATACCAAACTCCGGTAGCAAAAGAGGTGGATGGATCACCTTCCCCTTCATCGCCG GTGCTTTTGTGGGCTTGACGCTGGCATCTGGAGGATGGCAGGCAAACTTGATTGTTTATCTCATTCAGGAATTTAATGTGAAAAGCATAAATGCTGCTCAGATATCAAACATTGTCAATGGCTGCATTAATCTGTTTCCTGTCGTTGGAGCCATTATTGCCGACTCTTTTTTAGGTTCTTTCTTCGTTGCCTCAATCTCAGCCTGCATCTCTTTGCTG GGCATAATTCTTTTGGCTTTAACAGCGACACTTGATTCCTTGAGACCTCAGAAATGTGAACATGGATCAAGCTTCAGCTTCTGCACACCACCCTCAAAAATCCAATATACAGTGCTATACACAGGTTTAGCACTGGCATGTATAGGGGTTGGAGGCACACGTTTTACCCTAGCAACAATGGGAGCAAACCAATATGATAAGCCAAAGGatcaagggattttcttcaacTGGTATTTCTTTGCTTTTTACACTGCTTCAGCAATAAGCAACACGGTCATTGTGTACATTGAGGATAATGTGAGTTGGAGATTGGGGTTAGGACTCAGTGCCATCACTAACTTCATTGGCTTGGCCTTTTTGCTATTGGGAAATCGATTCTACACTCATGATGAACCTCAAGGGAGCCCATTCACAGGTTTGGTTCAGGTTATTGTTGCCACTATTAGGAAAAGGAAAGTGAAGCTCTCCTCCAAAATCGAGGATTACTACTATGGAAAAGATGGATCAGTCACAGAAATAGTTACAACCCCACAAAAAAGCTTCAG GTTTCTCAACCGTGCAGCATTTAAAACAGAAGGAGATGTTCATGAATCGGATGGTTCAATCGCAAAACCTTGGAGGATATGCACAATTCAACAAGTAGAAGCTCTCAAAACCCTGATGAGAATATTCCCATTATGGTCAAGCAGTATTTTCTTAGGTACTCCAATAGGAATCCAGGCCAGTTTGACAGTCCTCCAAGCTTTACTCATGGACCGTCACATTGGGCCTCACTTCCAAATCCCAGCTGGATCTATCCTAGTCTTAGTCCTAATCTCCACATCCATCTCTCTCACCGTTATCGATCGTCTCTTATGTCCTATGTGGCAGAAGTTGACTCGTTCATCTCCGACGCCCCTCCAACGAATAGGGGTAGGCCACGTACTGAACATTCTAGGCATGGCCGTTTCAGCACTGATGGAATGGAAACGACTCCAAGTAGCCCAAACTCACAACCTCCAAGACCGCCCCGGCTTCGTAGTGCCCATGTCAGCCTTGTGGTTGTTTCCACAACTAGCTTTGGTTGGCATTGGAGAGGCATTTCATTTTCCAGGACAAGTTGCACTGTATTATCAAGAATTCCCCAAGTCCCTGAAAACCACATCAACTGCAATGATTTCATTGATCATTGCGATTTCTTTCTATCTGAGCACTGCATTGATTGATCTTGTTCGGAGGGTAACTGGATGGCTACCAGATAATTTGAATGGTGGAAGGGTTGATAATGTATATTGGGCTTTAGTTGTGGTGGGAGTGCTCAACTTTGGTTACTATTTGCTGTGCTCTTGTATGTACAAGTATCAGAATGTTGAAAAGGGGGAAGATGATGCCATTGGGGAAGATGCCATAGGTGGGTCTTGA